The genome window GTCGTTCGACTGTTCGGCACCACGCTGTACGTCGACACCAACGGAACCGCTGCTGGAGCGACCTTCGTTCCGGTCGTGAATTTCAGCGCCGCCCCGGCGTCGGTTCGCGTTGCTTTCGACAACAACGTCGCACCGATCGTCGTCACGCCATCGGCGTCGATGCCGCCGGTGGTGATCGACACGAACGGCGACGGCGTCGTGAGCTTCATCGGGTCCGATGCCGGCGTTCGCTTCGATTACGATAACGACGGGAACGCTGAAGCGACGGCATGGGCCAGTCGTGACGACGCCATCCTGGTTCGGGATGCCGATGGCGACGGACTGGTCAGTGATGCCAGTGAGTTCGTGTTCGGGAGCGCCGGATTGACCGACATGGAAGCGCTCCATGCGATGTATGGCGAGCAACTCGACGCGAGCGATGCCGACTTCGTCATTTTCGCTCTGTGGACCGATGCCAATTCGAATGGCGTGGTCGATGCAGGCGAGATGCAGAGCCTTGCTCAGGCGGGGGTCGTCGCGATCGGCCTGGTCAGCGACGGCCAGGTTTATGCGGATGCGGGTGGCGATGTGTTCGTCTCGGGCACATCGACTGTGACGATGGCCGACGGAAGTACGCGGGACGCGGCCGATGCTGCGTTCGTGGTCAGCCCGGCCCGCACGCAGGAGGTCGAGCGGATTGCTGCGAACAGCAATTCGACCGTCCTTGCGGCGGCGGTTGCAGCGGCGGGTATGGCGGCCAGCTCCGCGGCGGCGCAGGACCCGGGCAATGCCCTGGCCGGCGCACCGATGCGCATGGCCCTTCACTCGGTTGAGACGCTGGGTGTTGCGGACCTGGCCTCGTCGACGTCGGTTCAAGCGTTGGCAACGGCGTTCACCGACGGGGCGGCGATGCTGGCCGCTCCGGTCAATGGCGCGGCGTTCGCCGGCGGTCGCTGGCATGGTGCGATCGGCGAGCTCGGCCAGGCGGCCGCGTTCGACTCGGCGACCGGAGCCATGTCCCAGGGCACCGACGTTCTCGCTACCCAGATGGCGCTGCCGACCGTGGCGATGGATGTCGCGATGCCGTCGGCCGGAGTCCTGGCGTCGCTCGATCGCGGGGCAGTACAGACCATCGACACGGTCGAAATGATCCTGGTCGATGCGCTCCAGGGCGGTGCGCCCAATCCGATCGATGCCGTGCTGAGCAACTTTGGCCCGGCGGACAGCGGCGGATTTGGCGGCATTCCCGACGCCGCAAGCGGCTTGCCGAGCAACGTTTCGGCCTGGGACATGGGTGGATCCGGTGTCTTTACGCCGACCGTCCAGACGATCATCACGAACGAAGCACTGATGCTTCATCATGATGCCATGCAGCCGGCTGCCAACGGCTGAACCTCCTGCGGGCCCCTGGTGGACGGGGGCCCGTCGGATCAAGACCAGAAGAGGGGGAAGACATGAAGAAGCATTGGTTCCTGATCGTTCCGGGAGCTTTGATTGCTGCCGCGACGCCCGCTGCCGCGATCGAACTGCGTGAAGCCGTGCAGGCCGCGCTCAACACCAATCCCGAAATCCGCCAGGCCGTGAGCAACAAGCAGGCGACCCGCGAGGAGCGCCGCCAGGCCGAGGGCCTGTGGCTGCCGCGTATTTCGGTCGAGGCCTCGGCCGGTGTGCGTTCACTGCGCAACCCGACGCGCCGCCAGATCGGCATTGCCGATGAAACGCTGTGGCCCCTCGAGGGCAGCGTCACCGCCGACCAGCTGCTGTTCGACATGGGCGGCCGCCAGGCGGAGATCCGCCGCCAGGCGTCGCGCACCGATGCGGCTGCGGCGCGTATCGAGGAGCGCAGCGAATATGTCGCGCTCAACGTCGCCCGCGCGTACATCGACTATCTTCTTCAGCAGCGACTGGTGGCGATCGCCGAGGACAATGCGACGTTTCACGAGCGTCTTGCCGGCGACCTTCGCGAAGGCGTCGCCAAGGGCTCGATCAGCATTGCCGATCAGCAGCAGGCCGAAGAGCGGCTGCAATCAGCTCGCGCCCGGGTGACGGAGGCGCGCGAGGATCTCGACACCGCCTCGATCCAGTTCCAGACGCTGGCCGGGGTTCCGATCGACAGCGTCACAATGCCGCCCGACCTGTCGCAATATCTGCCTGCCTCGCTGCAAGAAGCTGAGGCCCTCGCGCGGCAGCAGAACCCGCGGGTCCAGGAATCGCTGGCCGATCTATCGACCGCGCGCGAAGTGACCAATGCAGCGCGCTCCGAGATGGGCCCCCGGGTCAATCTCGAGGCGAGTGCCCGCGGCGGCCATGACATCGATGGCTTCAGCGGCCGGACGACCGACCTTCTCGGTCGCGTCGTGATGCGCTGGCTGGTGTTCAACGGTGGGACCAATGTCCACAACGTTCGCGAGCAGCAGGCCCGCGCCGACGAGGCCCATGCGCGTCTGTTCGAGATGACCCGCCGAGCCGAGGAGGATGCGCGTTCGGCGTGGAGCCGGCTGACCAACCAGACCCGCTTGGCCGGTGAGCTGGAAACTCAGAGCCGGGTGAGCGACGACCTGCTGTTGTCCTATCGCGAACAGTTCAATGTCGGCCGGCGTTCGCTGCTCGACGTGCTCGACGCGCAGAACACCCGCAACAACGTCCAGGCTCAGGCCGAGACCGCGCGGCTGGCCAAGCTCTATGCGCAATATCGCCTCCTGGCGTCGGTCAACCGCCTGATCGAGGCGCTCGGCGTGCAGATGCCGGCTGAGGCTTGGAGCGACGAGCGCACGCGCTATAGGGTCAATCCAATTCCGCCTGCCGATCTTCAGGAAAACAGCCTGCCGCAGCCTGCGATGGGCCCGCCGGCGACCGTTTCGACGGCCGCTCCCGCACCCGCCTCCAGCGGCGGACAGTAAGAGTTGAAGGGGATTAGGGTTGACGTTCATGCATTGGCTGGAGTCCGCGCCATCGCGTGAGGTCGACCCTGTCCTCGACTGCCTGGCCTTCCTCGCGCGCAGGGCTGACCGGCCGTCTTCCCCGGTTCTCTTGCGCGCGGGGTTGGCACTGTCGGACAAGGGCACGTTGCCGTTCCACCAGATCGAGCCGGCGCTCGACCAGGTCGGGATGCGCGGCGATCCGCTGGTCCGTCGGCTGAAAGGCTGGCCGAGCCGCCGTCTCCCCGCGATCCTCGAACTGACCGACGAGCGCGCCGCGGTGCTGCTCGAAATCAACAACAAGGACGGGCTGGTCTACGCGCCCGGACTGGCCGAGCCGGCCTGGGTTAAGCTGGCCGACATCGAGCAGGTTTTTACCGGCACGGCGGTGGCGGTGGAGATCGACCCGACCCGCGAGCGGGCCGGCGAGCGGCCGTGGGACCAGGTGCGGCGGACCCACTGGTTCTGGTCCGAGGCGTGGAAGGAGCGCGGCGAATTCTGGCCCGTGATGCTGGCCGCGCTGATCGTCAATTTGCTGGCGCTGGCCGTGCCGTTGTTCACGATGAACGTCTATGATCGGGTCATTCCGAACAAGGCCATCCCGACCTTGTGGGTGCTGGCTCTCGGCGTCGCGATCGCGCTGGCATTCGATTACGGATTGCGCATCGCGCGCTCGCGGCTGGTTGACGAGATCGGGCGCAACCTCGACGCTAAGCTCAGTCAGAAATTGTTTGAAAAGGTGATGAACCTGCCGATGGCGAGTCGGCAGGGCAGCACCGGGGCGCTGGCGCGGCGCTTGTCGGAATATGAGACGGTGCGCGATTTTTTTGCCTCGACGACCGTCATCCTGCTGGTCGACCTGTCGTTTCTTGTGCTGTTTCTGGTGTTCATCAGCATTCTTGCCGGCTGGCTCGTGCTCGTCCCGCTGGTCGGCATTGCGGTCATGGTCGCGGCCGGCTTCATTCTGCAAAAGA of Sphingomonas mesophila contains these proteins:
- a CDS encoding TolC family protein — encoded protein: MKKHWFLIVPGALIAAATPAAAIELREAVQAALNTNPEIRQAVSNKQATREERRQAEGLWLPRISVEASAGVRSLRNPTRRQIGIADETLWPLEGSVTADQLLFDMGGRQAEIRRQASRTDAAAARIEERSEYVALNVARAYIDYLLQQRLVAIAEDNATFHERLAGDLREGVAKGSISIADQQQAEERLQSARARVTEAREDLDTASIQFQTLAGVPIDSVTMPPDLSQYLPASLQEAEALARQQNPRVQESLADLSTAREVTNAARSEMGPRVNLEASARGGHDIDGFSGRTTDLLGRVVMRWLVFNGGTNVHNVREQQARADEAHARLFEMTRRAEEDARSAWSRLTNQTRLAGELETQSRVSDDLLLSYREQFNVGRRSLLDVLDAQNTRNNVQAQAETARLAKLYAQYRLLASVNRLIEALGVQMPAEAWSDERTRYRVNPIPPADLQENSLPQPAMGPPATVSTAAPAPASSGGQ